A window of bacterium genomic DNA:
ATTTATTTTTTTCATAACACCGTAAAATATTAATCTAAAATACAAACCGATTGGAATCCTTCGGAAAAACGAAGGCCCGGTTATGGTAATATTTGGTGAGATTGATATGCAGGTTCCACCGGAAGGGAACATCGATGCTATGAAAACGGCTTTTTCCGAAGGCGGGAACAAAGACTATAGAATTATTGAGATTCGTGGAGTTAATCACTTATTTCAACCAACAGAAACCGGAGCTCCCAGTGAATATGGCGTTATAGAAGAAACTATTTCACCCGAAATCCTCGCTATAATCGGCGATTGGATAAATGAGAAAACAAAATAGTCTTAGTTTAGCTTGCGAAATTGAAAAAATCATTTATCTTGTTACAAAATCGGCGCCCGAATGGGCTTAATTGGGAACCGGGTGTAAATCCCGGGCGATCCCCGTCACTGTTAACTCGGACGAAGGCCACCATGCCACTGCAACAACGGATCTATAGGTTCGCGTTGTGGGAAGGCGGCTCGGAGGAAGATGAGTAAGCCAGGAGACCTGCCGAAGCAAACTTAACCGAAACCTCGGGGGGTGGGTAGGATGGTTTTCCATTATTCCCTCTCCCATAGAAAGTTCACCTATGCCCGAAGTTCGGGGAAAACTTTTGGGGGCAATCCTTGCCTTGTGGATAGCTCCCCTTTTTGCAATTGAAGTTGTGGGATCGATTGCGGATAAGGAAACTAAGCTACCTATTGGGGCTGCTATTGTTTCCATCGACAGTAGATCTGCCGTCACAGATTACGCTGGAAGATTCGTGTTCGAGAATTTTGCCCCGGGGGAATACGATCTGCTGATTACTCATATTGCTTACGAAAGTCTCGCGAAACATATAATAGTCCGCGATGGAGAGAATATGTCTCTATCGATAGAACTAGATTCAAGAGTCTATATTTCCGATGAGGTGTATTCGTATGCCCAAAAAACTGAAAATATTTTGTCTGTCAATACCGCCGATGGGGTTATTGAGTATCTAAAGACTCTTCCCGGTGTGAGCGTTATACAAGGAAATGGTGATGTAGCGCTATCTATACGAGGTTCGAGGCCAGAGGATGTCCTCGTTGTAATCGATGGAATAATTCAGGCTAAAAACGAGTCCGGTTGGACGGATATCAGGTCTTTGCCGATTACAGAGATTAATTCCATTAAGGTCCTCACCAGTTCAATTCCTGTGGAATATTCGTCGTTTGCTCCTGCGGGTGTTCTAGTAATCGAGACTTTCATTAATGAATCGAACGAAGCAAGATTGACTTTCAGGGACGCTTCCTTTTCCTCATCGTCAATTACTGCCGGGATGAGTTTTCGCCCAGTTAACTATCTCTCGCTTTCTATGCAGAATTCTTGGTCATTTAAAGCGATGAGCTTTCCCTACGCAATCTCCGATTCAATCAAAAATAGATCGAATAATTGGAGTCGAAATCGAAATCTTGCATTCGATATGAATTATAATAGAAATATAGGGAAGGGAGCTCTTTCGTTTAACTATAATTTTCTTGAAGAAGGTATGCCGGGCGATACAGACCATCCTACACCGACAGCTTATCGCACCGGAAGAGGAGTCGAAGCCTTTCTTAGCTTAAGTGCCTATGTAACATCAAAAATTGAACTGGAAAGCAAATTTAAGGCTTCACAAGGAAAGAGATTTTATTATATCCCAAGGCCTTTTGTGTATGTTCCCGTGGAGGCGGAACATGTGATCGATAACTATTCCACGCAGCTAGGTTTTATTCGTGAGGATGGAAGATTTACATCGAGTATAGCGGGCAAATTTCTTGAAGAAAGTTACATGTTGGAAAATCATCTTGCCTCGACTAGAAGCATTCCTCGCGAACCGAGGCAAATCTATTCGAGTTGGATCGAGGGACGCTATTTTTGCGAGTTTTTCAAAACCAGTAGGATAAGCGTGTTTAACTCGTTGAGGTGGGATAAAATATGCGATATAAAAACCCGTCGAAGTTATTCTGCAGAGGCCTCCATTTCGAAGGATATTTTTGGATTTGTTATTGCAGGTTCTGCGGGATACTCCGAGGCAATGCATCTTCCAGAATTTGTTGATCTTTATTGGCTTCGCGATGCGTTCGCTGAGGGCAACCCAGAACTTTCGCCGGAAATAGCTTATAACCGTCATTTGAAGTTTTCTCTGGGCAGAGATCTGAGCTGGATGGAGTTCGACCTCGATATCGACTTGTTCTCGAGGACTATCGATTCGGTGATAGTATGGAAACGAGATTTTGATGGAATTTATCGTCCATGTAATTTCGCTCGTGAAGAAACTCGAGGTCGGGAAGATCGATTTAAGGCTGTTTTTTTAGATGCAATCGAAGTTTCCTACTCTAATACCTCGCTTAACTCTATACATCGCAGTCATGACCAAGTTATAGATTCGATGTGGATTCCGTTTAGAGCACCATATGATCAGAAAATAAACATTTCAGCTCAAATTAAAGGTTTTTCAGCGGGAATCTCAGGTCAAATGATTGGAGAAAGATACACTCTCATAGCGAATACCAAAACGACGAAACCCTATGAGCTTTGGGGTGTTTTTTTCGAGATAAGTCAACCCATCGATTTTTTGCAAACTACATTTCGCTTAGATTGGTTCAATATTTTAGACGAGGATTACGAGGTTTTAACAAATTACCCCATGCCCGGGCGGAATTGGGCTTTTTCAATAAATATAGAATATATTATTTAAGAAGGAATTATGACTAAATGGACTATGCTGTTTGTTTTTTCTTTAGTGTTGCTCGCATTTGCGGAACCCCAATATATTGTGCTTAACACACTCGGCGAGACTTTAAGCGCTGGAGAATGGCTTAGCGCATTAGATAACGATATAATTGAAGTGGGTTCTATGCCAAATCAAATTTTTGCAGATGATGATGGTATTTGGGTAGTTTCTTCGGGCCCTTCGACGATAGAAAGGTTCGAGTTATCTGGATCGACAATACATCGGATCGGGGAATTTGCTTTGCCGGCTGGTTCGAATCCCTATCTTATGTTTAAACTTGGGAATACGATCTTCACTAGCTTATGGGTCACCGGTGGGCTTGGAATAATTAACGTCCTAACCGGAGAAACCGAGGTCGTCGATTCCTTTTGCCTCGGCCCTCAAGGTGTTTATGCCGATTCAAATAATATTTATGTAACTGCAAGCAATCTTGATCCTATCTATTTCACTTACGGAGTTGGTGAGCTATGGCGTCTTGGCATGGATGGTGAGGTTATCGATAGCTTGGAAATAGGAATAAATCCTCAACAAATTATCTTAGGACCGGACGATAATTTGCATATTGTTTGCACTGGAGATTATTTTTCGACATTTGGAGTGGTTTATATTGTGGATCCGACCACATTTACGATTGTAGATTCAGTGAATATCGGAGGATCGCCAGCTAGGTTGTCTCACGACGAATCTACGGGCGTTATCTATTCATCTACATCGGTGTGGGGAGAATCTGGGAGTGGAAGGCTTCTCGCCTATGATGGCAGAACGCATGAGTTACTCTTGGATGCTAGCGGAATCCTTAATACATTGAAAGGGACAGGGATTTCAGGTCTAGCGGCCTTCAATAGCTACGTTTACACTCCTTCGATGGATTCATCTTTTGTAGAAATAAGCCACATAGATAGAGTAACTATGTCTTTGACTCCGGTAGCGACTTTCACTACTGGCTACGGGCCTATTGACATAGCATTTATGAATTCTACGGATATAGAGGAAATCAACTTTCCATCGACATCTATGTTAGTAAACATCTCACCATCGCCTTTTAATGCAGAGTGTGAGATAAGAGCAGAATTTGCCATCGAAGATGTAAAAATCTACAGCCTATATGGCCGTGTAATTGGAAGAATCGAGGGTAATTCGATCCAAGGCAATTATGCCACTTGGTCGCCCGATCCGCAAATCTCCTCAGGCATTTATTTCCTGAAAGTAATGGGCGAAACGGGCACCAAGTATAGCCGCGTGGTCTATATGAAATAGACCTATTTGGGTTCGAGAGAGGTTAGTCCTTCTCTAATAGCAAATTTTGTGAGGCCGGCAAGATTATGAATCTTGAGTTTCCTCATGATATTTGCTCTATGTGCCTCGATTGTCCTGTCGCTAACATCCAGTTTAGTGGCGATATGGCGATTAGAGAATCCCTCGCAGAGAAGTTGAAGTACTTCGCGTTCTCTGCCGGTGAGCATCCAAATATAGGGCTTATCTTCTTCGACATCTGAAGGTTTCAGGTATTCGAAGATAACATCGCCGGTAATCTGACTGCTGAGAAATTTCTTGCCATTGTTGACCGCATAGATGGCATCCCTTAATTCCTTCATTGTGGAATTCTTGATAAGGTAACCATCGGCGCCGGCCTCGAGCATTTCCTTGATAACTCTTCTGCTAGAATGCATTGAGAGGCCAATTATTTTGACCTTAGGAAAGTCTCTCTCGATGCGTCGGGTCGCTTCGATTCCGTTTAAATCCGGCATTGTGATATCCATAACCACTACATCCGGCTTCAATTCAGGAATAACTTCAAGCGCCAACCTTCCATCGTTGACTTGGCCGACAACCTCAATACCCGAGTCCTCTTCGAGGATCATTTTGATCCCTTCACGGACAATATCATGATCGTCAGCAATGAGTACCTTGACTGTCATACGCTTCTCCGTTTCTTTTTGTTTAATGGTGCAAAGAGTTCGATTCGGGTTCCTTTCCCGAATTTCGAAGTAATTTTCATTTTACCACCAATATTATTAATTCTTTCATTGATTGAATGTAAGCCTAAACCGCCTGCCTTAGATGGTTTTATCTCCAAAGGTTCGAATCCTACTCCGTTATCTTCCACAATAACTCTAATGAAATTGTCGCTTTGCTCGATTGTAACATCTACTTCGCTAGCTGAAGCGTGTTTGATAATATTGAAAAAAAGCTCCCTCGTGGCTTGAAACAGAACGAGCTGAGAAGCACTGTCGATGGGCTTTTTAACTTTATCATCGACAAAACTTGTAATTAAACCCTCTTTAATGATTATTTCATCGAGCAGGTTACTAATAGCTATCGGAAATTCTGTTTTTAGGGGCAGGCTTAGGTCGAGTTCCCAGGACAACTCGCGAATTTTTATAGAGGCATTTTCTAGGTTTGTTATAATATCATCTATTTGCTCTTGGGAAGCAGTTGCTAATTCTTGTTTCTTCAAGTTGTGTAACTTGTTGCCGGATATTAAGAGTAATTGGCTGATTTCATCATGAATGAATCTAGCTATAATTCCTCGTTCATTTTCGGAAGCAGTTATTATTTGTGCTGTAAGCTCTTTGATTTTCTTGTGATATCCTTCTGTTAATGTGTAACACTCTGAGCAATTGGAAATATCTTGGAGTAAAACAAGTGTAATCGGTGAATCCGTGCAATATATTTTAGAAAGCGTCAAGAATGCGGGGAAAACAGTGTGATTTATAGTTACAGCTTTAATTTCGTCGCAAAGCCATGATATGCCGGGTTCTCTGGCAATAAAAGGAGCTATTATATCTGATAAATATTTTAAATTCTTACTGATTTTGTGTGAGACGAGAGAAATACCTTCGGAAAACCCGTGAATATACATAAAAGCATTATTCGTCCACATAACAGTGCCATCATTTGCAATAATGCACACTCCCAAAGGGGCTTTGGCGAGCGCATCATTAAGAATATCTATTCTATTTATGGTGGAATTAATCATAACTGTATTTACTTAATTAAACTAAAATAATTTCAAATACCCCTAAAATGAACCTCAGATAATCACGAAATATAATATTTTAAACATCACAAATTATTATAAGAACAACCACACAAAATCCACACCGTTTTTATTAGGATAAAAATACAAATACAATATATTGCGTTTTGGTTCAAATTTCAACGAATAAATGGAGTTTTTTATGGAAAAAGAAGATTTACTGAAAAAGAGTGAGAAACCATCCATAGATGCAATGAAAATGCATCCCTTTTATAGAGGGAAAATCGAGACCGGAATCAAGTGCATTATCAGGGATTTCAAAGATTTTGCGATATGGTACACTCCAGGTGTTGCTAGACCTTGTCTCGATATTCGCGATAATCCCGCTAGTGTTTTCGAACACACAAATAAGGGTAATATGGTTGCTGTTATTACCGATGGCACCCGAGTTCTGGGCTTAGGAGATATCGGGCCTGAGGCTTCATTGCCAGTTATGGAGGGTAAAGCGCTTTTATATAAATACCTAGGGGGTATAGATGCCTGGCCAATAGCGTTAGATACCAAAGACCCAGATGAAATAATCAAAACTGTCTTGCTACTTCAGCCGGCATTTGGTGGTGTAAATCTAGAAGATATTGCGCAACCCAAGTGTTTTAGAATACTAAATGAGTTACGTGAAAAAGCTAAAATACCTGTTTGGCACGATGACCAGCAAGGTACTGCTACTGTTACGGTTGCCGGTCTAATTAATGCTGTAAAAGTAGTGAATAAAAAATTAAATGAAGTTAGAGTAGCCTTTGTTGGTGCCGGCGCTAGTAATGTTCGTATTTCGCACATGTGTTTTCAGGCAGGGGTAGATCCGAAAAAGACTATTATGTGCGATTCTAAGAACACACTTGGATTATACCGCGATGATATTCAACGAAATCCCGATAATATTGAAAAATGGATATTATGTGGCCTCACCAATCCTAAGAATATCCGTGGCGGGATACCTGCGGCAATGAAGGGCGCGGATATTGTTATCGCGCTTTCGCAGTCGGGGCCCGGCGTAATTTTACCAGAATGGATATCGAGCATGGCTGAAGATTCTATAGTGTTTGTTTGTGCGAATCCGGTTCCGGAAATTTATCCATGGGAAGCCAAGGAAGCCGGTGCTAGGATTATCGCCACCGGAAGAAGTGATTTCCCAAATCAAGTCAATAATTCACTCGGTTTTCCCGGTATTTTTAGAGGAACCCTTGACGTTCGCGCGAAAACGATCACCGACGAAATGTGTATCGCCGCAGCTAGCGCACTTGCCAGAGTTGCCGAATCCAAGGGGCTTCACGAAGACTATATTATTCCTAACATGGACGAATGGGAAGTGTTTCCAGAGGTCGCGTCTATGGTAGGTTTAAAGGCAATAGAACAGAATATTGCACAAATTAAATTATCTAAAGAAGAATTGATAGACAAGGCTAAAAGAACCATATCCTCGGCAAGGGAAAAAGTCCAATTCATGATGGAGGAAGGTATAATTAAACCCTATGAAGAGTGAATCTTATAGGTCAGGGGATATCGAATATTTAACGAAGGGCTTGGCTTGCCGTTAATTATTTGCCAATTCGATATAGATTAGCTTGTTTATTCGCCGATGATTTTGATTAAAACTCGCTTAGGTCTTATACCATCGAATTCACCATAAAAGATTTGTTCCCAAGGGCCAAAATCGAGGTTGCCTTCGGTAATAGCCACAACAACTTCACGCCCCATTATTGTGCGTTTTAAATGAGCGTCACCGTTATCTTCATAGGTGTTGTGTGCATATCGGCTATAGGGCTTCTCAGGCGCGAGACCCTCGAGCCAGTGCTCGAAATCGCAGTGAAGCCCGGATTCATCGTCGTTGATAAAGACACTGGCTGTTATATGCATTGCATTACAAAGAAGAAGGCCCTCTTGGATACCACTTTCGACTAAAGCCTTTTTAACTTGCGGAGTAATATTAATATAATCTCTCCGAGTGTCTGTTTGAAACCAGAGTTCTTTTCTATAGCTTTTCATTATTTTTCCTCTCTCTTAAGAAATTACTGGAACAATCGAACCAGCATCATGAATAAATAGAGTTTGCCGAGATTCACCTTTTAACACTAACGCTTTTTCGAATGCGTTTTCTAAGGAATCGAATGGCACGATAGGTGTATTTATGAAAGCATCTTGCGGCAGGTTGGATACAACCCAGATGCTGTGGTGTGTTGCAAAATCAGCTATCTTGGATGCCTTATGATAACCAAGGGAGTAGTGTTTTAACGCGATTTTCCTAATTATGTTATTATCTTTTTCGGCTCGAAGAAGATTCATAAATTCTGGATTGCCTAAACCTCCCTGGCATTCAGCCATAAGAATGATTATCCCATTTGGTAGAAGGGCTGTTTTTGCTAGTTCGATTGCCTTATGAGCCTGATAGAGATCACTGTCCAAAGGCGAATGCACCGAGCAAATGATAATATCCGCCGGTTTTAAGGAAACCGTATAAATATTTCGAGCTTCTTCAGTGGCTTTTATAAATGATTCCCTTAATTCCCCTGGAAAAACGCCTGTGATTGTTCTGTTGGAATCAAGCAAAACTTGAATAGATAAAATCTTATCTAAATCAATGAAATCGAGAGCCTCGTCCATATCCTCATGGACGGGATTATTGACGAGAGTTAGGGGATCGGCACCACTCTCAAGAGCTAAGCGATGATTAGATTCAATTGTAGAATATCCCGCTATTCCGGGAAGGATGGCTTTTCTCCCTCCAGTAAAACCTGCAAAATAGTGTGGTTCCACCGAACCGATTATCAAAATTCCATCATATAAGCTTATAGCTCGATTCAAAAAAACTCTATTATCACTGGAAGTTGTGCCGTAGTATTTAAGGTGGTTTTTTGCTCTGCAATCGTGGATTTCAATCGATGTGGTTTCTGAAAATTTGCCAAGAATATTACCCAATTCGGTTTTTGTTGGTGGCTTATGACTTCCTGTTGCAACTAATATGTCGAACTCGAATTTTGTTTGCTCCTGTAGAAATTTAAGTATTTGCGCTGTGGGTGTCGGCCTAGTGGCATCGTTGGTTATAACAAGATGTTTTTTCGATTCGATAAAACGATTCCAATGCCATGGAAAATTAGGGTTTAAAGGCAGCATTTCTAGAGCAGTTCTTTCTCTACTAATAGAAAAAGAGTGGCTAATGGGCGATATGACGCGAGTCGTTCCAGGAAGATCGATTTGTCGGGTATGACCAGCGTAATAATAGTTTATTTTCATTTTAAAAAAACAAAGGGGCGCTATATTGCGCCCCTTTGCGAGATAAAGTGTTATTAACTAAATCTTCTGCACTATTTTTTTTATAGTATCAGAACATTCTACCGGGAGCTTATCGAAACCGGCCTTTTCTGTTGCTCGGCTTTCGATATATTCGATTCGGTCAAGCATTCTAGCTTTGAGTTTTTCGCAATATGAACTGTCATCCATGTTAGGTTCGAAGCCTTCGACCGGCCAATAAGACATTTCTTCGACATCCTTCCATGGAACAAATTTATCCTCCTCCTCGACAATAGCTTCAAGAAGGCCGATTGTGATTTCCTTTGGGATGTCCTTCCCCATGAAGTTTCCGGTATTAAGGACATAACATTTAACGCCGCGCTCGATAAGGGTTTTGAACTTATCATAGTCGATTCCGAGTGGCCAGGTGCGGAACGGATTTGCGTAAGGTTCGACAACAAGTTTTTCGAGGCTCACTCCAACGACGCGTTCGGCGCTGGTGCGTTTGGTTGCGAGTGTAACGCCCATCGTGCTAGCAAGAACTGGATCCTCGAGTCTCGAAAGCGGTGGAAGCGTCGGGTCTTTCATCAGCCAGAAAATAGCATTGAGCGGTTCTTCGATTTTATCCACTCTATTTGGCGTCCAAAGACGAGACTTTATCGCACGGCCGTTGCCCTGACGAATATCCTCTGTGACAAATTCGGTCTTATTTTGTTCATCGAGTGTAATACCGATGTTCTGTGCTGTAAGAATAAACTTATTGTCTGGATGGCCGATTTCATAATCGGCTGTTTTATCGAAATATGAGGGCTCTAATGCTACAGAGCTTCCGTTTTTGACATTTACGATAAATGCATCGTCGTGTAAAACGGTGGTATTGTATTTGCCATCGTGCTTTGCATGCGTGAGTGTCGATTTGCCCGAGCCGGAAAGGCCAAAGAAAGCTGCGACGAACTTCTTGTCATCGTAGCGCTTCAGGCCGGCATGGCAGGATGCCCAACCGTGCCTATTCGCTGTTCCCCAAGCCATTGTTAGCGTGGCCTTTTTGTGCTCGCCAAAATAGCGAAGCCCAAGTAGGCAAGCGGCATTGTGTTCTGGGTCGAAGAATGCCAAGCCGAGAGGAAAATCCGGATGCTTCCAATATGGATCGGAGATAAGAAATATACCATAATCGTCATACACCTTCGAGTTTTTATACATCTGATGATAAAATGAATTTCTAGATTGGAAATTCAACATCCAATTCAGGATGTTATTCTCGAATCCCTCGGGTGTAAGGAAGTTAGCTTTAACGATAAAATCCTCATCTAATCCAACATAGGATTGGG
This region includes:
- a CDS encoding TonB-dependent receptor produces the protein MPEVRGKLLGAILALWIAPLFAIEVVGSIADKETKLPIGAAIVSIDSRSAVTDYAGRFVFENFAPGEYDLLITHIAYESLAKHIIVRDGENMSLSIELDSRVYISDEVYSYAQKTENILSVNTADGVIEYLKTLPGVSVIQGNGDVALSIRGSRPEDVLVVIDGIIQAKNESGWTDIRSLPITEINSIKVLTSSIPVEYSSFAPAGVLVIETFINESNEARLTFRDASFSSSSITAGMSFRPVNYLSLSMQNSWSFKAMSFPYAISDSIKNRSNNWSRNRNLAFDMNYNRNIGKGALSFNYNFLEEGMPGDTDHPTPTAYRTGRGVEAFLSLSAYVTSKIELESKFKASQGKRFYYIPRPFVYVPVEAEHVIDNYSTQLGFIREDGRFTSSIAGKFLEESYMLENHLASTRSIPREPRQIYSSWIEGRYFCEFFKTSRISVFNSLRWDKICDIKTRRSYSAEASISKDIFGFVIAGSAGYSEAMHLPEFVDLYWLRDAFAEGNPELSPEIAYNRHLKFSLGRDLSWMEFDLDIDLFSRTIDSVIVWKRDFDGIYRPCNFAREETRGREDRFKAVFLDAIEVSYSNTSLNSIHRSHDQVIDSMWIPFRAPYDQKINISAQIKGFSAGISGQMIGERYTLIANTKTTKPYELWGVFFEISQPIDFLQTTFRLDWFNILDEDYEVLTNYPMPGRNWAFSINIEYII
- a CDS encoding T9SS type A sorting domain-containing protein, encoding MTKWTMLFVFSLVLLAFAEPQYIVLNTLGETLSAGEWLSALDNDIIEVGSMPNQIFADDDGIWVVSSGPSTIERFELSGSTIHRIGEFALPAGSNPYLMFKLGNTIFTSLWVTGGLGIINVLTGETEVVDSFCLGPQGVYADSNNIYVTASNLDPIYFTYGVGELWRLGMDGEVIDSLEIGINPQQIILGPDDNLHIVCTGDYFSTFGVVYIVDPTTFTIVDSVNIGGSPARLSHDESTGVIYSSTSVWGESGSGRLLAYDGRTHELLLDASGILNTLKGTGISGLAAFNSYVYTPSMDSSFVEISHIDRVTMSLTPVATFTTGYGPIDIAFMNSTDIEEINFPSTSMLVNISPSPFNAECEIRAEFAIEDVKIYSLYGRVIGRIEGNSIQGNYATWSPDPQISSGIYFLKVMGETGTKYSRVVYMK
- a CDS encoding response regulator transcription factor — its product is MTVKVLIADDHDIVREGIKMILEEDSGIEVVGQVNDGRLALEVIPELKPDVVVMDITMPDLNGIEATRRIERDFPKVKIIGLSMHSSRRVIKEMLEAGADGYLIKNSTMKELRDAIYAVNNGKKFLSSQITGDVIFEYLKPSDVEEDKPYIWMLTGREREVLQLLCEGFSNRHIATKLDVSDRTIEAHRANIMRKLKIHNLAGLTKFAIREGLTSLEPK
- a CDS encoding NADP-dependent malic enzyme, whose protein sequence is MEKEDLLKKSEKPSIDAMKMHPFYRGKIETGIKCIIRDFKDFAIWYTPGVARPCLDIRDNPASVFEHTNKGNMVAVITDGTRVLGLGDIGPEASLPVMEGKALLYKYLGGIDAWPIALDTKDPDEIIKTVLLLQPAFGGVNLEDIAQPKCFRILNELREKAKIPVWHDDQQGTATVTVAGLINAVKVVNKKLNEVRVAFVGAGASNVRISHMCFQAGVDPKKTIMCDSKNTLGLYRDDIQRNPDNIEKWILCGLTNPKNIRGGIPAAMKGADIVIALSQSGPGVILPEWISSMAEDSIVFVCANPVPEIYPWEAKEAGARIIATGRSDFPNQVNNSLGFPGIFRGTLDVRAKTITDEMCIAAASALARVAESKGLHEDYIIPNMDEWEVFPEVASMVGLKAIEQNIAQIKLSKEELIDKAKRTISSAREKVQFMMEEGIIKPYEE
- a CDS encoding secondary thiamine-phosphate synthase enzyme YjbQ, encoding MKSYRKELWFQTDTRRDYINITPQVKKALVESGIQEGLLLCNAMHITASVFINDDESGLHCDFEHWLEGLAPEKPYSRYAHNTYEDNGDAHLKRTIMGREVVVAITEGNLDFGPWEQIFYGEFDGIRPKRVLIKIIGE
- the larA gene encoding nickel-dependent lactate racemase, giving the protein MKINYYYAGHTRQIDLPGTTRVISPISHSFSISRERTALEMLPLNPNFPWHWNRFIESKKHLVITNDATRPTPTAQILKFLQEQTKFEFDILVATGSHKPPTKTELGNILGKFSETTSIEIHDCRAKNHLKYYGTTSSDNRVFLNRAISLYDGILIIGSVEPHYFAGFTGGRKAILPGIAGYSTIESNHRLALESGADPLTLVNNPVHEDMDEALDFIDLDKILSIQVLLDSNRTITGVFPGELRESFIKATEEARNIYTVSLKPADIIICSVHSPLDSDLYQAHKAIELAKTALLPNGIIILMAECQGGLGNPEFMNLLRAEKDNNIIRKIALKHYSLGYHKASKIADFATHHSIWVVSNLPQDAFINTPIVPFDSLENAFEKALVLKGESRQTLFIHDAGSIVPVIS
- a CDS encoding phosphoenolpyruvate carboxykinase (ATP), producing the protein MSVKGSLSDKSKLTSYRTTIETAFYGNNVRKVDSPNQAYYLAMKSPGTYVTDKDVIEPEYHGLPTRAKVLVFNDGEVIGRCAQARKLAYTEGVDEKRYTGILREAIYNMRFRTMYHAQSYVGLDEDFIVKANFLTPEGFENNILNWMLNFQSRNSFYHQMYKNSKVYDDYGIFLISDPYWKHPDFPLGLAFFDPEHNAACLLGLRYFGEHKKATLTMAWGTANRHGWASCHAGLKRYDDKKFVAAFFGLSGSGKSTLTHAKHDGKYNTTVLHDDAFIVNVKNGSSVALEPSYFDKTADYEIGHPDNKFILTAQNIGITLDEQNKTEFVTEDIRQGNGRAIKSRLWTPNRVDKIEEPLNAIFWLMKDPTLPPLSRLEDPVLASTMGVTLATKRTSAERVVGVSLEKLVVEPYANPFRTWPLGIDYDKFKTLIERGVKCYVLNTGNFMGKDIPKEITIGLLEAIVEEEDKFVPWKDVEEMSYWPVEGFEPNMDDSSYCEKLKARMLDRIEYIESRATEKAGFDKLPVECSDTIKKIVQKI